The Anguilla anguilla isolate fAngAng1 chromosome 19, fAngAng1.pri, whole genome shotgun sequence genome has a segment encoding these proteins:
- the LOC118219301 gene encoding tetraspanin-7-like: MNSALPYEPGSRSGERDRTSAARRLSSPRGLLLSSPAAHRRPSAPPALLPPPCQQLQHQRLSSSLCSSASLAAPAPPARGPCRWPLGVMALLRLSLLLFSCLFWAAGLAIFTLGVWTQVSLSDYMLLSANSYPNAPMALLATGGAITAWGFLGCLGTAARLPCLLRAYGFFQLFTLVAGLAAGLSGLFYREDIAEGFRSGLQRAVAAYGEDEGRANALDGLQRALRCCGAEGWEDWLTSDWTPLGPPGNDSRVSVPDSCCGRRKACWNRPVPEEGDGGGPEAAGIHRHGCFRKVFGIVNDNVFHIAATVLGLAFTQVAGIALACLLANRLAPRGQLGGGH, from the coding sequence ATGAACAGCGCCCTGCCGTACGAGCCGGGCTCCAGGAGCGGCGAGCGGGACCGGACCTCTGCGGCGCGCCGCCTCTCCTCGCCCAGGGGGCTCCTGCTGTCCTCGCCGGCGGCCCACCGCCGGCCCTCGgctccccccgccctcctgccGCCGCCCtgccagcagctgcagcaccaGCGGCTCTCCTCCTCGCTCTGCTCGTCGGCCTCGCTGGCGGCCCCCGCGCCTCCGGCCCGGGGCCCCTGCCGCTGGCCGCTGGGCGTCATGGCCCTCCTCCGCCTCAGCCTCCTGCTCTTCAGCTGCCTCTTCTGGGCGGCGGGACTGGCCATCTTCACCCTGGGCGTGTGGACCCAGGTCTCACTGTCCGACTACATGCTGCTGTCCGCCAACAGCTACCCCAACGCGCCCATGGCCCTCCTGGCCACAGGGGGCGCCATCACCGCCTGGGGATTCCTGGGCTGCCTGGGCACGGCGGCCAGGCTGCCCTGCCTGCTGCGGGCCTACGGCTTCTTCCAGCTCTTCACCCTGGTGGCGGGGCTGGCCGCCGGGCTTTCCGGCCTCTTCTACCGCGAGGACATCGCCGAGGGCTTCCGCAGCGGGCTCCAGCGGGCGGTGGCGGCCTACGGCGAGGACGAGGGCCGGGCCAACGCGCTCGACGGCCTGCAGAGGGCGCTGCGGTGCTGCGGGGCCGAGGGCTGGGAGGACTGGCTGACGTCCGACTGGACGCCCCTGGGCCCACCGGGGAACGACTCCCGGGTCTCGGTGCCGGACAGCTGCTGCGGCCGCCGAAAAGCCTGCTGGAACCGGCCTGTCCCCGAGGAGGGCGACGGGGGAGGGCCGGAGGCGGCCGGGATCCACCGCCACGGGTGCTTCCGGAAGGTCTTCGGAATCGTCAACGACAACGTCTTCCACATCGCCGCCACCGTCCTGGGCCTGGCGTTCACCCAGGTGGCCGGCATCGCCTTGGCCTGCCTGCTGGCCAACCGGCTGGCACCCAGGGGCCAGCTCGGGGGGGGGCACTGA